Proteins from a genomic interval of Gossypium hirsutum isolate 1008001.06 chromosome A09, Gossypium_hirsutum_v2.1, whole genome shotgun sequence:
- the LOC107888884 gene encoding heavy metal-associated isoprenylated plant protein 32 — translation MSKEEFMKIQTCVLKVNIHCDGCKHKVKKILQKIEGVFKTTIDSEQGKVTVLGNVDPNVLIRKLAKSGKHAEPWGSAKANNNQAHLANQFKNMQMLDNGNKGGNNNNKNNNQNNNKGGQKGNNNNNNHNNNQPKGGQPTPQQLHQHLQQLQQMKGLQDLKLPQLKDMKMGPNPNQLQNNKAVKFAEEEDFSDDDYDDDDLDDDCDLDDDDDFDDGDELDDPRHPVNKMKAMMGNNAPPKGMPNNMVMLNGMMNGNLPQLMNPQKGPQNAAPNGGGNGKKGGNGGGGMPVGGGNNEGKNGNGGKKGGGAGGNPNGGNPYQGGGGKNGGKNGGGLPQELHKNGGNNGGGNGGKKGAPNGVSDGFPTMGGGANGGNMSQQQRAAAMNMAMGQMGSLPQMGNIPAVQGLPAAAMNGGGGGGGYFQGAGPDVMPGNPYHQQQQQQQYLAAMMNQQRAMGGGNERFQPMMHARPPAAVNYMPPYPYQYPYPYPYPQPQPQPQPQPDPYTHFFSDENTSSCNVM, via the exons atgagtaaaGAAGAGTTTATGAAGATCCAA ACTTGTGTCCTCAAAGTTAACATACACTGTGATGGATGTAAGCACAAAGTGAAGAAAATCTTACAAAAGATTGAAg GGGTTTTTAAGACCACCATAGATTCTGAGCAAGGTAAGGTAACAGTGTTGGGAAATGTAGATCCTAATGTTCTAATAAGAAAGCTTGCAAAATCAGGGAAGCATGCAGAGCCTTGGGGTTCTGCAAAAGCTAACAACAATCAAGCACATCTTGCCAACCAGTTCAAGAACATGCAGATGCTTGATAATGGCAACAAAGGTGgaaacaacaacaacaagaacaacaaccaaaACAACAACAAGGGTGGTCAGAAAgggaacaacaacaacaacaaccacAACAATAACCAGCCGAAAGGTGGTCAGCCGACACCTCAACAGTTGCACCAGCATCTTCAACAGCTTCAACAAATGAAAGGGTTACAAGATCTGAAGCTGCCTCAGTTGAAGGACATGAAAATGGGTCCTAATCCCAACCAACTCCAAAACAACAAAGCTGTCAAGTTTGCTGAAGAGGAAGATTTCAGTGATGATGATTATGACGATGATGACTTGGATGATGATTGTGatcttgatgatgatgatgattttgatGATGGTGATGAGTTGGATGATCCTCGTCATCCAGTTAACAAGATGAAGGCTATGATGGGGAATAATGCTCCTCCTAAAGGAATGCCCAACAACATGGTGATGTTGAATGGCATGATGAATGGTAATCTCCCTCAGCTTATGAATCCCCAAAAGGGTCCCCAAAATGCTGCTCCTAATGGTGGGGGTAATGGTAAGAAAGGTGGTAACGGTGGGGGTGGTATGCCTGTTGGTGGTGGTAACAATGAGGGTAAAAATGGGAATGGAGGTAAGAAAGGTGGTGGTGCTGGAGGGAATCCTAACGGGGGGAATCCATATCAAGGTGGCGGTGGTAAAAACGGTGGTAAAAATGGCGGTGGTTTACCTCAGGAGCTACACAAGAATGGTGGTAACAACGGTGGTGGGAACGGTGGCAAAAAGGGTGCTCCCAACGGTGTTTCCGATGGGTTCCCTACCATGGGTGGCGGCGCTAATGGTGGGAACATGAGTCAACAACAAAGGGCTGCTGCCATGAACATGGCAATGGGCCAAATGGGGAGCTTACCCCAAATGGGTAACATCCCAGCAGTGCAAGGGTTACCGGCAGCAGCCATGAacggcggcggcggcggcggaGGGTACTTTCAGGGAGCGGGTCCGGATGTAATGCCGGGCAACCCATAccatcaacaacaacaacagcaacAGTATTTGGCAGCAATGATGAACCAACAACGTGCCATGGGAGGAGGAAATGAGAGGTTTCAGCCCATGATGCATGCTAGGCCACCCGCAGCTGTGAATTACATGCCACCATACCCATATCAATATCCATACCCGTATCCATATCCCCAACCTCAACCTCAACCTCAACCTCAACCCGACCCTTATACCCACTTCTTTAGTGATGAGAATACCTCAAGCTGCAATGTTAtgtga